A genomic stretch from Sulfobacillus thermosulfidooxidans includes:
- a CDS encoding glycoside hydrolase family 13 protein — MNNLLWARHEPWIPDAYPLNAHTLRVTLYTQQDLAKAVRVYYGDRYGKRSYRMALAKVGQNASEDIFQASLPLHTGRFQYLFEIITDELQSWTFGADGLGQDVDHDEPFQYAYIQPNEWSSDDVSWVNQAICYQIFPDRFSRHLGATRPSHVTLSPWSSEPTPTSFFGGTLKGIEEKIEYLADLGVNVIYLTPIFLSPSNHRYDIVDYFRIDPLLGTMADLQALVQKLHQRHMKLILDAVFNHTSREFFAFQDIVRNGPNSRFWDWYFVHGFPVEGNPPNYETFGTQIATMPKLNVSHPEVQQYLLNVGRYWIEQADIDGWRLDVANEVDHDFWRRFRQEMKSLKPGALIIGEVWHDATPWLGGDQFDGTMNYPWRHILLDYFVEQRRSVSELAHHLDRWQWKYTDKATRASWNLLGTHDTPRILTLLKEDLSRLKLLFLIQMTWIGIPMIYYGDEWGMTGEGDPLCRGGMNWEAPNPAFFDFIQRLIYLRQHYRALSAGDLHIHHEWTSHDILEYERRAGVQTVRVTINLGQQAWTLPSNRHTLLSTGDKTLTQLPPGQAEIWILP; from the coding sequence GTGAATAATCTCTTATGGGCAAGACATGAGCCGTGGATCCCGGATGCCTATCCTCTTAATGCACACACATTACGGGTAACCCTTTATACGCAACAGGATTTAGCCAAAGCAGTACGTGTTTACTATGGCGATCGGTACGGCAAACGGAGTTATCGTATGGCCTTGGCTAAAGTCGGTCAAAATGCCAGCGAGGACATTTTTCAGGCGTCCCTTCCGCTTCACACAGGACGTTTTCAATATCTTTTTGAGATTATCACTGACGAATTACAATCCTGGACATTCGGTGCGGATGGGCTAGGTCAGGACGTGGATCATGACGAACCCTTTCAATATGCTTATATTCAGCCCAATGAATGGTCATCAGATGATGTCTCTTGGGTTAACCAGGCAATTTGCTATCAGATTTTTCCGGACCGGTTTTCCCGTCATCTGGGGGCGACGCGCCCCAGTCATGTGACGCTGAGCCCTTGGTCTTCAGAGCCGACCCCGACGAGTTTCTTTGGGGGAACACTGAAGGGAATTGAAGAGAAAATAGAGTATTTAGCTGATTTGGGCGTCAATGTTATTTATCTTACGCCCATTTTTTTATCTCCGAGTAATCACCGCTATGATATCGTGGATTATTTTCGTATTGATCCTTTATTAGGAACCATGGCGGACTTACAGGCACTCGTTCAAAAACTCCATCAACGTCATATGAAACTTATACTCGATGCCGTGTTTAATCATACTAGCCGCGAATTTTTTGCGTTTCAAGATATTGTTCGCAACGGCCCTAATTCTCGTTTTTGGGACTGGTATTTTGTTCATGGATTCCCGGTTGAGGGAAATCCTCCCAATTATGAAACGTTTGGGACTCAGATTGCAACGATGCCGAAACTCAATGTGTCACACCCTGAAGTCCAACAGTACCTGTTGAACGTGGGACGGTATTGGATAGAGCAGGCCGATATTGATGGCTGGCGCCTGGATGTCGCCAATGAAGTCGATCATGATTTTTGGCGAAGGTTTCGGCAAGAGATGAAATCACTCAAACCGGGCGCCTTAATCATCGGAGAAGTGTGGCATGATGCGACGCCTTGGTTGGGGGGAGATCAGTTCGATGGCACTATGAACTATCCATGGCGGCATATATTGTTAGACTACTTTGTCGAACAAAGACGGTCGGTTTCGGAACTGGCCCATCACCTAGACCGCTGGCAGTGGAAATATACAGACAAAGCTACACGAGCGTCATGGAATCTTTTAGGGACACACGATACTCCGAGAATCTTAACGCTGTTAAAGGAGGATTTGTCGCGTCTCAAATTGCTCTTTCTGATTCAGATGACCTGGATAGGAATTCCCATGATCTATTACGGTGATGAATGGGGGATGACAGGCGAGGGCGATCCCTTGTGCCGGGGAGGAATGAACTGGGAGGCTCCAAACCCTGCTTTCTTTGACTTTATTCAGCGTTTAATTTATCTCCGGCAGCATTATAGGGCATTAAGCGCAGGGGATTTACACATTCATCATGAATGGACATCCCACGACATTTTAGAGTATGAACGACGAGCGGGTGTTCAAACAGTGCGTGTCACAATCAATTTAGGCCAACAAGCATGGACGTTGCCTTCAAACCGGCATACCTTGTTATCCACTGGGGATAAGACGCTCACTCAGTTACCCCCAGGACAGGCAGAAATCTGGATTCTTCCTTAG
- a CDS encoding carbohydrate ABC transporter permease, whose protein sequence is MAQAEITAPRSEHPKPKVSRQRLREKPVAYAFLAPALITMALISLAPIGYTIYISFTNFDAFHFMEYQFVGLQNFIALFNPNDPLSGVFIPTLIWTFAFAIITTSVNYFVGLVLAVLLNNKNMREAPIYRAILIIPWAVPSLISLLAWQGLLNHSYGQINGFLHLLGIPGVDWLGNPFWARISILMVNLWAGFPYMMTVCLGALQAIGPELYEAAAIDGANRTQQFRYITIPAIWKMTLPLVIPSFAFNFNNFNAVYLLTGGGPPRPTNQFAGYTDILASAAYKMTLTFNKYDWAAAISVVLFIIVGILSWLQMHYTHAFEESDIS, encoded by the coding sequence ATGGCACAAGCGGAGATAACTGCACCACGTTCTGAACATCCTAAGCCCAAAGTGTCGAGACAAAGATTGCGAGAAAAACCCGTGGCTTATGCGTTTTTAGCACCCGCTTTAATAACCATGGCATTGATTAGTTTAGCGCCTATTGGATACACCATTTATATTTCCTTTACGAATTTTGATGCCTTTCATTTTATGGAGTATCAATTTGTTGGTCTCCAAAATTTCATTGCGCTGTTTAATCCCAATGATCCGTTATCGGGAGTATTCATCCCGACATTGATTTGGACGTTTGCCTTTGCCATTATTACGACCTCGGTTAATTATTTTGTGGGATTAGTGCTTGCTGTGTTATTGAATAACAAGAATATGCGGGAAGCCCCCATATACCGGGCAATCCTGATTATTCCCTGGGCTGTTCCATCTTTAATCAGCTTATTGGCATGGCAAGGATTACTCAATCATTCGTATGGTCAGATTAACGGATTTTTGCATCTTCTAGGAATTCCAGGGGTAGATTGGCTGGGAAATCCGTTTTGGGCCCGAATTTCTATATTAATGGTCAATTTGTGGGCAGGGTTTCCTTATATGATGACAGTGTGTCTCGGTGCTTTGCAAGCTATTGGACCGGAGTTATACGAAGCCGCGGCGATTGATGGGGCCAATCGAACTCAGCAATTTCGTTACATTACGATTCCTGCCATATGGAAAATGACTTTGCCATTAGTCATTCCATCGTTTGCCTTTAACTTTAATAATTTTAACGCGGTTTATTTGTTGACAGGTGGCGGACCGCCGCGACCCACCAATCAATTCGCTGGCTACACGGATATTTTGGCGTCAGCCGCGTATAAGATGACACTAACCTTCAACAAGTATGATTGGGCGGCAGCCATCTCCGTTGTGTTATTCATTATCGTGGGGATCTTAAGCTGGTTGCAAATGCACTATACTCACGCTTTTGAGGAGAGTGATATTTCATGA
- a CDS encoding sugar ABC transporter permease, with product MTHLNPAWLHKKPAASSKHHSALSSHERIFLWFSRFVIWLVMILSIIPLWFVAEASFNPSNAYFSVSLFPIHPSLYNYQYLFQHTQFFIWVKNSLIVSITVATGQVIITALAAYAFSRLRFWGRKYGLMTLIILQMFPNFLAIAAIYSALAKLNLINDLWAYILVLLGGSAYNIWLLKRYFDSIPRELDEAALVDGATPWQRFTRIILPLSLPMLVVIFIFTLMGAFSEYILAGTILQTPNHYTLGLGMYSLISAQFAKNWGEFAAAALLSAVPLTIIFGLLQRFIASGLMAGSVKG from the coding sequence ATGACTCATCTTAATCCGGCATGGCTTCATAAGAAGCCAGCGGCATCTTCGAAACATCATTCTGCCTTGTCTTCTCATGAGCGTATCTTCCTATGGTTTTCTCGATTTGTGATTTGGTTGGTGATGATCTTAAGCATTATTCCGCTATGGTTTGTGGCGGAGGCATCTTTTAATCCATCCAATGCTTATTTTAGTGTAAGCCTGTTTCCTATTCATCCGTCATTGTATAATTACCAATATCTCTTTCAGCATACACAATTTTTTATCTGGGTTAAAAATAGCTTGATAGTCAGTATTACCGTTGCGACGGGACAGGTTATCATTACCGCTTTAGCTGCATATGCTTTTTCCCGGTTACGGTTTTGGGGTCGAAAGTATGGATTGATGACGCTAATTATTCTCCAAATGTTTCCAAACTTCCTGGCTATTGCGGCGATTTACTCAGCTTTGGCGAAATTAAATCTGATCAATGATTTATGGGCTTATATCCTTGTCTTATTAGGTGGGAGTGCCTACAATATTTGGTTATTAAAACGGTATTTTGATTCGATTCCTAGAGAGCTAGACGAAGCCGCTTTAGTTGATGGTGCCACACCATGGCAACGATTTACTCGAATTATTCTTCCTTTATCGTTGCCCATGTTGGTCGTCATTTTCATCTTTACGCTGATGGGAGCCTTCAGTGAGTATATTTTAGCGGGAACGATTCTTCAAACACCCAATCATTATACGTTGGGTCTAGGCATGTATAGCTTAATCAGTGCGCAATTTGCGAAAAACTGGGGAGAATTTGCTGCTGCCGCCTTATTGTCTGCAGTACCCCTTACGATTATTTTCGGGTTACTTCAACGGTTTATCGCTTCGGGTCTGATGGCTGGTTCCGTTAAAGGATAA
- a CDS encoding LacI family DNA-binding transcriptional regulator: MYTIKDVAERAGVSVATVSRYINGFPHISENARRRIQQAITELNYRPNIAASGLVTKTTKAIGLMVLTGISEFFSNPFFTDVLNGISHKALSAHYDVLLSTSGSDEIEVLTNWIRGGRVDGIILLRSRLDDPAIDLVVGEGFPAVLLGRPAHNQPIDYVDNDNVDAAYQATTHLIQLGHRRVAFMGGGKHLVVTQDRIKGYQKALREYDMPIHEPYIRTGHYKKNSGYAVGQELLGLSKPPTAIVASDDIMAIGAMQAAHDAHLRVPKDLSIVGFNDLAISSLTIPPLTSMRIHIHELGFKAADLLLKRIAQPSLPQQLAVIRTSLVVRQSTAPVIA; the protein is encoded by the coding sequence ATGTATACAATTAAGGATGTTGCGGAAAGAGCCGGAGTATCGGTTGCCACGGTGTCCCGGTATATCAATGGGTTTCCTCATATCTCCGAGAATGCCCGGCGACGAATTCAACAGGCCATAACGGAATTAAACTATCGTCCCAATATTGCAGCCAGTGGTTTGGTGACGAAGACAACAAAGGCTATTGGACTGATGGTCTTAACGGGTATCAGTGAATTTTTCTCGAACCCATTTTTCACGGATGTTCTCAATGGCATTAGTCATAAAGCATTGTCGGCACATTATGATGTTCTCTTATCCACGTCCGGGTCGGATGAAATCGAAGTATTAACGAATTGGATTCGAGGAGGACGAGTCGACGGTATTATTTTGTTGCGGAGTCGGTTAGATGATCCCGCGATTGACCTTGTCGTCGGGGAAGGTTTCCCTGCTGTCTTATTAGGCCGACCTGCACATAATCAACCAATTGATTATGTTGATAATGATAATGTTGACGCGGCGTACCAAGCCACCACTCATTTAATTCAATTGGGGCATCGACGGGTCGCGTTTATGGGCGGCGGTAAGCATCTTGTGGTAACGCAAGATCGGATTAAGGGATATCAAAAAGCTTTGCGGGAATATGATATGCCGATTCATGAACCGTATATTCGCACGGGTCACTATAAAAAGAACAGCGGTTATGCCGTCGGACAAGAACTTCTTGGGTTGTCCAAGCCGCCTACAGCGATCGTGGCATCCGATGATATTATGGCGATTGGAGCTATGCAAGCAGCTCATGATGCCCATTTACGCGTGCCCAAAGATTTATCTATTGTTGGCTTTAACGATCTCGCTATCAGCAGTCTAACTATTCCCCCTTTGACATCTATGCGTATTCACATCCACGAATTGGGATTTAAGGCCGCGGATTTGCTGCTGAAGAGAATCGCTCAGCCGTCTTTACCGCAGCAACTTGCGGTCATACGTACCAGTTTGGTGGTTCGACAGTCCACAGCCCCAGTCATTGCGTGA